In Candidatus Poribacteria bacterium, the DNA window CGTACTGGAACTGCGGGTATGCCACAGAAGCAGCAAAGGCTGTTGTGGCGTATGGTTTTAAAGTGTTGAAGTTGAATCGAATTTATGCTTACCACTTCACACGAAATCCCGCCTCTGGGCGAGTGTTGGAAAAAGTCGGAATGCGCTACGAAGGCTATCGCCGACAACATACAAAAAAATGGGGAAATTTTGAGGATTCAATGGGATACGGGATGCTAAAGGCGGACTTCGATGCTAAAGCTGTTAAAGAACCGTTGTGAGGTTATCAAAAGTTTCTTACCCATCGGAAAACTGCAAGGACAACGGACGCAGCAGCTCAGGAGAAATAGCTTAAAAAATGAGATTTGAATGGTTCATCGCCTCCCGCTATCTACGCTCACGGCGCAAACAGTCCTTTATTTCAATTATCAGTATTATTTCCATTGGAGGGGTGGCACTCGGGGTCGCAACAGTAATACTCGTAAGTGCGATATTAGATGGGGTTGAACAGGGACTCAAGGATAGATTCCTCGCAAATGAGGCGCACGTTGTCTTGCGGTTGCACGATACTAGTTTCTTTGGGGATTACCAAAAACGCATTTCCCAAATTGAGACAATCGATGAAGTCGTCGCGGTATCACCAGTCGTTTTGTCACAAAGTGCTGTTTTTCAGGAACGCAGCAATGCCATTCAAGACGTAATTTACATCAAAGGCATTGATCCTGTTCAGGAAGACCGAGTCACCGACTTCTCAAAATTCGTGGACGGCTCCACCGAGTTACAAAACTCGCCGTATATTGAGAGTGCCCGACTTATTAGAGATGAAACCATCACAGGTGGGATTGTGCTCGGAGGACGTTTAGCCGCTCGTCTCGGGGTCATTAAAGGTGACGTGCTACGCCTTATCGTGAACCTGGCAAAACATCCTGTAAACGAGTCGATGCTCATACCGGACTTGGCGAACTTCGTTGTGGTTGGATTCTATGAGTCTGAATTGGCGGTTTATGACAACAACTTCGGGTTTATTGATCTGGCAGCCGCTCAAAAGATGTATAACAAAAAGAATAGAGTAAACACGATCTTCGTTCGGTTAACCGATGCGGAATTAGCACCTCGGATCGCCAGACAGATTGAGGATAAGGTTCAGTTCTCGGTCTTAGAAGGAATGCCGGACGCCAGAACGTGGATGGAGATGCAGGCACCCCTTTTCTCAGCACTTCGGTTGGAGAAAATAGCAACTGTCATTATTGAAGCACTTATCATCTTGGTCGCATCCTTCAATATCGCAAGCACACTCATCATGACCGTCATGGAAAAGACGAAAGATGTTGGGACCCTGCGAACACTCGGTGCGTCACGCGGAAACGTTATGAGACTTTTTATGATACAAGGGAGTGTCATTGGGATGCTTGGAACGTTATTCGGCACGGTTTTGGGACTTGTTCTTTGCTGGCTTTTGAGTTATAACGCAGACCGTCCCTCTTACTGGTATGCCGTTGTACTCGTTGTCCCAATTTTCCTACAAGTACTAATTGCGCTGAGGCACCTAATACCACGCCGTAAGGGATGGATGTTCGCAATTAGTTTTTTATGGCTTGCGGCGATCGGGTTCGCGCTCTACTGTGCTGTCACACCCATTTCGCTGGCGGATCTCGGACTGAGTCAAGTCTATCAGATGAATCAACTACCGATACAGGTGAATTGGTTTTTCGTTGTTTTCATCAATATACTTTCATTTTTAATCTGTTGGCTTGCAACACTCTATCCGGCATGGCAAGCGGCAAACTTAAAACCGGTTGAAGCCTTACAACATGAATAGCAATGTAGAACCCCTTATCCGCATCGTAGATTTACACAAGTCCTACTATGATGGAGAATCAGAACTTCCGGTTCTTCAAGGCATCAACCTTGAAATATATATGTCAGAATTACTCGGGATCGTCGGAGCATCAGGTGTTGGGAAAAGCACGCTGCTTCACATCCTTGGAACACTTGACAGACCCACTACAGGAAACGTTCTATACGACGAACAAGACGTATTCACACGCTCCGATACAGAACTTGCTCGGTTTCGGAACAAAGAAATTGGGTTTGTATTTCAATTTCATCACTTATTACCGGAATTTACGGCACTTGAAAATGTCGCGTTGGCGGCATTAATTACATCATCACACAATAAAAGCGTATATAAAGAGGCTGAAGCATTACTCGATTATGTTGGACTCTCCGAAAGACTTTCACACTATCCGAGCCAATTGTCTGGTGGTGAAAGGCAACGCGTCGCAATCGCACGCGCATTGATCAATCAACCGAAGATTGTATTCGCTGATGAACCCACTGGCAACCTTGATCGGCGGAGTAGCGAAGCGGTCTTAGAACTGCTCTGGGATTTGAACGCTAAGTCTGGACAGACCTTTGTTATCGTAACACACAATCAAGAACTCGCTCAAAAAGTAGATCGAGTTATCCAACTCGTTGACGGAAAGGTTTTTTAGAAAATGTTGATTTATATCGACGGAGAATTTTTACCAAAAGCAGAAGCCAAGGTTTCGGTGTTCGATCACGGTTTGCTCTATGGTGACGGTGTTTTTGAAGGTATCCGTTCCTATAACGGCAGAGTCTTTAAACTCGATGAACACCTTGAGCGGCTTTACGATTCTGCCAAATCAATCATGTTACAGATCCCCATGCCCATTGAAACGATGAAGGAAACGGTTCTGGAAACACTCCGTCGAAACCACCTCAGTGAAGCCTATATTCGATTGGTTATAACTCGCGGCGTAGGAGATCTCGGACTCGACCCGGATAAATGTCCACAGCCGAGCATCATTATTATTGCAGATAAAATCGCCCTCTACCCACAAAAATTCTATGAAGAGGGGTTAGAAATTGTAACCGCCTCTGTCCGAAAGAATTATCCAGAAGCCATCAACCCGCGCATTAAGTCGTTGAACTATCTAAACAATATCTTAGCCAAAATCGAGGGCAAACAGTCCGGAGCAGTAGAGGTCCTGATGCTTAACGCAGACGGTTACGTTGCTGAATGTAGTGGCGACAATATTTTCTGGCTAAAGAATGAGGTACTTGTCACGCCGCCTGTTCACATGGGAATTTTGGAAGGTGTAACCCGGAATAGCGTTATCGATCTGGCACGCGACGCTGGCATGCGTGTCGAAGAGCGGGTTTTTACACGACATGATCTTTACATTGCAGATGAATGTTTTCTCACCGGCACAGCCGCCGAGGTCATACCTGTTGTGAAAATAGATCGACGCGTCATCGGGAACGGGCAACCCGGAAAAGTGACAGAAAAGCTCATTGCAGCATTTCGGCAGTTTGCGCATAGCTGCGGCACCCCAATCTATACCACTGACGTATGACAGTCGCATAAATCGTGCCGACACGCGCATGGAAACGCCTACAGCACATAGGAGGAGATTGATCATGAATGCACCCAAAAACGTTCTTATTCTCATAAGTCTATTCATCGGACTCGCAGCAATCACAGCGTTTGCAGAAGAAACGGAAAAACCCGTATTTGGTCCCCAAGCAGCCACTACCACCGAACAGCAGGTGGAAACTGAATCTGATACAGAAACAACAGATACAACCACTACGACCGAAGTAACTGGTGATTCGATGCTTCTCGTCAAGAAAGTCTCTTTTTCAGGCGTGAAAACCACTTCCGAAGATATGCTGCGCACCCTTATTCAGACACAGATTGGGCAGGAAATCTCTGAAGAACTCCTCACACAGGACCTGAAAAGCCTCTTTAAAGACACAGGCTTCTTCTCTGAACTCACAGTAGATGTAACACCCGTTGAAGAGGGTGGATTGGAAGTCACTTACAAGGTCGTCGAAAGTCCTAAAATTTCTGGAATTAACATTATTGGAAACGAAAATTTGAGTACCGGCAAACTTAAGGATGAAATTACACTCCGCCCCTCAGAAATTTATAGTGATCGGCGCCGGTGGGAAAGCGAACGCGCTTTACAGAAACTTTACCACGAAAAAGGATACTATCTTGTCGGCGTTCAAACCCACCTTGGCGATCGGGATGAAGAGGCGAATACTGTCCAAGTCACGTTTGAGATAAACGAAGGACCGAGAGTGCGAATTGAGGAAATCAACTTCATTGGAAGCACACAAGTCTCGGAGAATACACTCCGGAAAAAACTCAAAACCCGCACCGGTAAACACTTCGATCAGATGCTGTTTGAGGAAGAAGACTTATCCCTGAACCTCCGAAATTACTATCAGGACCGCGGCTTCGCACAAGTGAAGATCATCGGCTACGAAAAACGGTTCACAGAAGACAAAACCGGCTTAATGCTTGACATTACTGTTGATGAAGGTCCCGAATTCATTATTGGAACATATACCCTTGAGGTGGAAGCCGGTGCTAAGGAACTCTTTTCTGAAAAGAAGATACGTGGGATGCTCGACCCTGCGGAAGGCGAGGTTTTTAACCGCGCGGCTTTTGACGAATCCATCGCAAATTTACAGCAGGCTTATCTCGACAAAGGCTACCTCCTTTCAGAAGTGATGCCGACGCCTACGTTCAATGAAACGGAAGGCGTGGTTGACATTACCTTGAAGATCAACGAAGGAGATGTCATCGTTATTGACAAGGTCATCATTACTGGATTAGAAAAAACACAGGAACACGTCGTTAAACGTGAGTTGGATTTCTTGGACATCAAGGCTGATGAGTTATTAGATGTCAAAGCCCTGCGCAAAGCACGGCAACGTCTATTCCAGATGGGTTCCTTCATTCGTGCCGTTGACTTTGTCCCAAGTGATACCTCTGAAGAGAAACGAAAGGAGTTAAGAGTCAATATCGCGGAAACGCCACGAACAGGGATGTTAAGTCTCGGCGGTGGATACGGCAGCGAAGGCGGTATCTTCGGTGTTGCGGAGGTTGGACAGAACAACTTTCGCGGACGCGCGTATCGGGTGCATCTAAAAGGCGAGTTAGGCACAAGAGATCACCATACCGCTGAACTCAGTTTTGGAACCCCGTGGATTTTGGGTACCCCCACTCGGCTTAACGCCAGACTTTACGACAATCGACGCTTTCGTCGTTACTATGGAACGATCGGCGCTCTCTACAACCGTCGTAGTCTGGGAAGTAACTCCCCATACGGTCTATACGACCGGTACATTTGGGCGAGACGCGGGGCCTCACTCACCCTCGGCAGACCCATTGCCCACGACATTGATTTGTCCGTCCGTTTTCGGAATGAACACGTAGAATCACATAACCCCGATCGAGAGTTATACAATCGCTCCACACGGAGTATCCTGTTTTCCGTTGGACGAGATACCCGCGATTATCGAACTTCTCTGTTTGACCCAACAGCCGGTTCATTTAATACACTCTCCTATGAATACTCAGGCGGTATTCTTGGAGCGGACAACAAATTCCAGAAATATTATGCGGACTCGAGCTTGTTCTACAGTGGATGGTGGAACCACGTTATCGCCGTGCATGCTCGCGCAGGTCTCATGCGAAGTGAAAGCACCGATGCTTATTTCCTATTCTACGAAAGGTTCTTCCTCGGGGGTGTAGATAGTATCCGTGGCTACGATGATTGGGAAATCTATCCTGATCCAGATGAAACGGGCTTTATCAATCCTTACGGGGGTGATAAGGTATTCTTCGCAAACTTTGAGTATCGTGTTCCAATTTCTCAGCAGCTCACGGCAGCACTGTTTCTTGATATAGGACAGGTGTGGGATGAAAGCACTACAAACGTCTTCAGCGAAATCAATATGAAACGAGGTCTCGGTCTTGAGGCGCGGTTCACCATGCTTGGCATGTTAGTTCGGTTAGGTTGGGGGTATGGCTTGGATCGCATTAGCGGCGAACCTGCTGGCAAATTCCACTTCACGGTTGGTCCGGGATTTTAATTTTACCTTGCGGCGGAACACCGTGCGTCCTATCTATCACGTGCTTTTCTCAAACCTGAAGAAACGCCCAAGCAAAAACCCTGCACCGTTGTTGCAGGCTACGTCTTTGATTTAAACATTGGAAGGAATAATTTTATGAAACCATTTCGGTTGGGTGCTTACCCAGCACACTTAACACTCTTAATTATCGGTCTTACAGTTTTCTGCCTCAGTTCGGGCAGCATTGGACAGGAATCTTTCAAAATCGGTGTCGTAAACACACAAGAAGTTTTAGAAGGATCCCAAAAAGCGACGGATGCCACCGAACTGCTCCAAGCGGCAAGCGAACGCCTGAAAACGAAATTGCAGCAGTTAGAAGACGAGATCAGAACGCTACAAGAAAAGAAGGCGAAAACTGAACTCTTCGTCGAAAGAGCACAGACCGCGGATTTGGATAACGAAATTCGCCTCAAACAGCAGGAATACCAACGTGAGGTCCAAATCGGTCAGCAGGCATTGCTTGAAAAAGAGCAAGAGTTGATGGAGCCGATTTACAACAGCCTTCAAGAACTGATTATCAAAGTCGGTGAGTCCGAAGATTTCGACATCATCCTCGAAAAACGACTCATCACCCTTTATGTGAAAAAGGATTACGATTTGACACAACAGTTAATCGGCTTGATGAACGAAGGCTCCGAATAACGCGACACTGCCTAAACTCCAGTTGTGGGAGGGGGGTGTACCCCTGAATAACCATTCACATCAATGGGGAAAGGAACACGGTTAAATGTGTATGAAACTCAAGGAAATTTGTGAACGCTTGGATGGCGATCTTTCTGGGGACGGTGATATTGAAATTACAGGCGTTTCTGGAATCAAAGAGGCACTCCCAAGTCAGATTACCTTCGTTGCTAACCCGAAATACCTCGCTGCCATAGCGACAACACAAGCAGGCGCCATTATTATTGGTCGCGGTGTCAACGGTAACGGTAAGCCTACCATCTGTGTTGAGAATCCCTACTGGGCTTTCGTCAAAGTTATAGAAATGTTCGCGTGGGACAAAAACGAACGCGCACTTCCCGGGGTCCATGAAACCGCAATTTTAGGAAAAAACGTTAAACTCGGTGAGCGCGTTTCTATCCAAGCGTTTGCCTATATCGCAGACAACGTTGAAATTGGAGATGATACCGTTATTCAGCCGTTTGTTCACATTGGTGAAGGCAC includes these proteins:
- a CDS encoding ABC transporter ATP-binding protein, which translates into the protein MNSNVEPLIRIVDLHKSYYDGESELPVLQGINLEIYMSELLGIVGASGVGKSTLLHILGTLDRPTTGNVLYDEQDVFTRSDTELARFRNKEIGFVFQFHHLLPEFTALENVALAALITSSHNKSVYKEAEALLDYVGLSERLSHYPSQLSGGERQRVAIARALINQPKIVFADEPTGNLDRRSSEAVLELLWDLNAKSGQTFVIVTHNQELAQKVDRVIQLVDGKVF
- a CDS encoding ABC transporter permease, encoding MRFEWFIASRYLRSRRKQSFISIISIISIGGVALGVATVILVSAILDGVEQGLKDRFLANEAHVVLRLHDTSFFGDYQKRISQIETIDEVVAVSPVVLSQSAVFQERSNAIQDVIYIKGIDPVQEDRVTDFSKFVDGSTELQNSPYIESARLIRDETITGGIVLGGRLAARLGVIKGDVLRLIVNLAKHPVNESMLIPDLANFVVVGFYESELAVYDNNFGFIDLAAAQKMYNKKNRVNTIFVRLTDAELAPRIARQIEDKVQFSVLEGMPDARTWMEMQAPLFSALRLEKIATVIIEALIILVASFNIASTLIMTVMEKTKDVGTLRTLGASRGNVMRLFMIQGSVIGMLGTLFGTVLGLVLCWLLSYNADRPSYWYAVVLVVPIFLQVLIALRHLIPRRKGWMFAISFLWLAAIGFALYCAVTPISLADLGLSQVYQMNQLPIQVNWFFVVFINILSFLICWLATLYPAWQAANLKPVEALQHE
- the bamA gene encoding outer membrane protein assembly factor BamA, with product METPTAHRRRLIMNAPKNVLILISLFIGLAAITAFAEETEKPVFGPQAATTTEQQVETESDTETTDTTTTTEVTGDSMLLVKKVSFSGVKTTSEDMLRTLIQTQIGQEISEELLTQDLKSLFKDTGFFSELTVDVTPVEEGGLEVTYKVVESPKISGINIIGNENLSTGKLKDEITLRPSEIYSDRRRWESERALQKLYHEKGYYLVGVQTHLGDRDEEANTVQVTFEINEGPRVRIEEINFIGSTQVSENTLRKKLKTRTGKHFDQMLFEEEDLSLNLRNYYQDRGFAQVKIIGYEKRFTEDKTGLMLDITVDEGPEFIIGTYTLEVEAGAKELFSEKKIRGMLDPAEGEVFNRAAFDESIANLQQAYLDKGYLLSEVMPTPTFNETEGVVDITLKINEGDVIVIDKVIITGLEKTQEHVVKRELDFLDIKADELLDVKALRKARQRLFQMGSFIRAVDFVPSDTSEEKRKELRVNIAETPRTGMLSLGGGYGSEGGIFGVAEVGQNNFRGRAYRVHLKGELGTRDHHTAELSFGTPWILGTPTRLNARLYDNRRFRRYYGTIGALYNRRSLGSNSPYGLYDRYIWARRGASLTLGRPIAHDIDLSVRFRNEHVESHNPDRELYNRSTRSILFSVGRDTRDYRTSLFDPTAGSFNTLSYEYSGGILGADNKFQKYYADSSLFYSGWWNHVIAVHARAGLMRSESTDAYFLFYERFFLGGVDSIRGYDDWEIYPDPDETGFINPYGGDKVFFANFEYRVPISQQLTAALFLDIGQVWDESTTNVFSEINMKRGLGLEARFTMLGMLVRLGWGYGLDRISGEPAGKFHFTVGPGF
- the ilvE gene encoding branched-chain-amino-acid transaminase — protein: MLIYIDGEFLPKAEAKVSVFDHGLLYGDGVFEGIRSYNGRVFKLDEHLERLYDSAKSIMLQIPMPIETMKETVLETLRRNHLSEAYIRLVITRGVGDLGLDPDKCPQPSIIIIADKIALYPQKFYEEGLEIVTASVRKNYPEAINPRIKSLNYLNNILAKIEGKQSGAVEVLMLNADGYVAECSGDNIFWLKNEVLVTPPVHMGILEGVTRNSVIDLARDAGMRVEERVFTRHDLYIADECFLTGTAAEVIPVVKIDRRVIGNGQPGKVTEKLIAAFRQFAHSCGTPIYTTDV
- a CDS encoding OmpH family outer membrane protein, whose protein sequence is MKPFRLGAYPAHLTLLIIGLTVFCLSSGSIGQESFKIGVVNTQEVLEGSQKATDATELLQAASERLKTKLQQLEDEIRTLQEKKAKTELFVERAQTADLDNEIRLKQQEYQREVQIGQQALLEKEQELMEPIYNSLQELIIKVGESEDFDIILEKRLITLYVKKDYDLTQQLIGLMNEGSE